One window of Saccharomyces mikatae IFO 1815 strain IFO1815 genome assembly, chromosome: 8 genomic DNA carries:
- the PEX18 gene encoding Pex18p (similar to Saccharomyces cerevisiae PEX21 (YGR239C) and PEX18 (YHR160C); ancestral locus Anc_5.86), giving the protein MSTDQCQTNEVNKFVSRAEKNALSSRKNTPSFKTTRSIQNRPRTFNNRIEEKFLQHPESFNRPFSYMNVHPRALEDQNLELATLKSNNNKTSWAKDFRYNHSKDVELPIENQLTNLNLGKELHKPKMGLDPCFYSPKIFSMPSFPLIDHEVPKTRSLQLPVSSHIDSLINAEFLEMEGSSFNEEIHVEEKSSAGELENEEAVIKGLASDIVEFCSNNSADADIKERLNSSKFMGLMGDISDGSIILKKEEDEEKNLQKHVGFCFEGTGSWAGPEFHNVNDRCAQ; this is encoded by the coding sequence ATGAGTACTGATCAATGTCAAACCAACGAGGTAAACAAGTTTGTTAGTAGAGCAGAGAAAAACGCTCTTTCAAGCAGAAAGAATACGCCTTCTTTTAAAACAACTAGAAGCATACAGAATCGGCCACGGACTTTCAACAACAGAAtagaagagaaatttttgCAGCATCCAGAAAGTTTTAACCGACCATTTTCCTATATGAATGTCCATCCTAGGGCTTTGGAAGACCAGAATCTAGAGTTGGCAACGTTAAAAtcaaacaataataaaactTCCTGGGCCAAGGATTTCAGATACAACCACTCTAAAGACGTAGAATTACCTATCGAAAACCAGCTAACAAATCTTAACCTAGGCAAAGAACTGCACAAGCCTAAAATGGGGCTGGACCCCTGCTTTTATTCGCCCAAAATCTTTAGCATGCCTTCTTTTCCCCTAATTGATCATGAAGTACCCAAAACAAGGAGTTTACAACTTCCTGTTAGCAGTCACATTGATTCTTTAATCAATGCTGAGTTTTTGGAAATGGAAGGCAGTAGtttcaatgaagaaatcCACGtagaagagaaaagttcAGCTGGGGAactagaaaatgaagaagccGTCATAAAAGGTTTGGCTTCTGATATAGTCGAGTTTTGCAGTAACAATAGTGCCGATGCagatataaaagaaagactAAATAGTTCAAAATTCATGGGACTGATGGGTGATATCAGCGATGGTTCtataattttgaagaaagaggaagatgaagagaaaaatcttcaaaaacacGTTGGCTTCTGCTTTGAGGGTACAGGAAGTTGGGCAGGTCCTGAATTTCATAATGTTAATGACAGATGTGCACAGTGA
- the YAP1801 gene encoding Yap1801p (similar to Saccharomyces cerevisiae YAP1802 (YGR241C) and YAP1801 (YHR161C); ancestral locus Anc_5.84) has protein sequence MTTYFKLVKGATKIKSAPPKQKYLDPILLGTSSEEDFYEIVKGLNFRINDTAWTIVYKSLLVVHLMIREGAKDVALRYYSRNLEFFDIENIRGSNGSASGDMRALDRYDNYLKVRCREFGKIKKDYVRDGYRTLKLNNNNYGNSRNKQHSINVALDHVESLEVQIQALIKNRYTQFDLSNELIIFGFKLLIQDLLALYNALNEGIITLLESFFELSHHNAERTLDLYKTFVDLTEHVVRYLKSGKTAGLKIPVIKHITTKLVRSLEEHLLEDDKTHNTFVPIEGSPGSTGAMGPKSTAQERLEQIREQKRILEAQLKNEQVAISPVVTTVTPAQSYNPFGTDSAAHTNFPMAGGNQMQQIANNPFSTQGQQQAVSSQTARAEPPTLSAPEYAMVQQTMNTSSMQDRGMSAQQTGYYSINNYMTPTFTGAGFGGYSVSQDATTGSNQQISQPPTGSNNPFALHNAATIATEKPALDPALNNPFSRPNFNEQNTGMPLQQQVICNPFQNQPFDQQQPKMPLSTINSVMTTPTSMHGSMNIPQRFDNAEFQFQPHYVQDHPQPQLQPQLQPQLQQGYYPPATAAVNPTPNITETVQPQTVPFYPQQPQPSQTHQQILGNQYTNNFNLIDM, from the coding sequence ATGACAACGTATTTTAAGCTGGTGAAAGGTGCTACTAAGATCAAGTCGGCTCCGCCTAAACAGAAGTACTTGGACCCGATCTTACTAGGGACTAGCAGTGAGGAGGATTTTTATGAGATCGTGAAGGGTTTGAATTTCCGAATTAATGACACGGCTTGGACTATTGTGTACAAGTCTTTGTTGGTGGTGCATTTGATGATACGGGAGGGTGCCAAAGATGTTGCATTGCGGTACTACTCTAGGAATTTGGagttttttgatattgagAACATACGTGGTTCCAACGGCAGTGCGTCTGGAGATATGAGGGCACTTGATAGGTACGATAATTACTTGAAGGTCAGATGTAGAGAGTTTgggaaaatcaaaaaggaCTACGTGAGAGATGGTTACCGGACGTTGAAGCtgaacaacaacaactaCGGAAACTCGAGAAACAAGCAACACTCCATCAATGTTGCATTGGATCACGTGGAGTCTTTGGAGGTACAAATCCAGGCTCTTATTAAAAACAGGTATACGCAGTTTGACCTGAGCAACGAACTGATCATATTCGGATTCAAGCTGCTTATTCAAGACCTGTTGGCTTTGTACAATGCTCTCAACGAAGGTATCATAACTCTACTGGAGTCCTTCTTTGAACTGTCTCATCACAATGCAGAGAGAACTCTGGACCTGTATAAGACGTTTGTGGATCTGACCGAACATGTTGTCAGGTACCTGAAGAGCGGTAAGACTGCGGGCTTAAAGATACCCGTCATCAAGCACATCACTACGAAACTGGTCAGGTCGCTAGAAGAACATTTACTAGAGGATGATAAGACTCACAACACGTTTGTGCCAATCGAGGGATCACCAGGCAGCACTGGTGCAATGGGACCCAAGTCTACTGCACAGGAAAGATTGGAGCAAATTCGTGAACAAAAGAGGATCCTAGAGGcacaattgaaaaatgagcAGGTGGCAATATCTCCCGTGGTGACCACTGTCACGCCGGCTCAATCTTACAATCCATTCGGAACAGATTCTGCTGCGCACACTAACTTTCCGATGGCGGGTGGTAATCAAATGCAACAAATAGCAAACAATCCATTTTCAACTCAAGGGCAACAGCAAGCCGTAAGTTCACAAACTGCTCGTGCAGAGCCTCCAACTCTGAGTGCTCCAGAATATGCAATGGTCCAGCAAACAATGAACACGAGCTCTATGCAAGATCGTGGCATGAGTGCTCAACAGACAGGCTACTATTCTATAAATAATTATATGACTCCCACCTTCACAGGTGCAGGATTTGGAGGATACTCCGTTTCACAGGATGCAACCACTGGTTCCAATCAACAAATCTCTCAACCACCAACTGGTTCTAACAATCCATTCGCATTGCACAACGCTGCAACCATTGCCACGGAAAAACCCGCACTGGATCCTGCTCTGAATAACCCATTTTCACGACCAAACTTCAACGAACAGAATACTGGCATGCCATTGCAGCAACAGGTAATATGtaatccttttcaaaaccaACCGTTTGATCAACAACAACCAAAAATGCCCTTAAGTACAATTAATAGTGTTATGACCACTCCTACAAGCATGCATGGTTCAATGAATATTCCTCAACGTTTCGATAATGCGGAATTCCAATTCCAGCCTCACTACGTTCAAGATCATCCACAACCACAGCTACAACCACAGCTACAACCACAGCTACAACAGGGGTACTACCCCCCAGCAACTGCAGCTGTCAACCCTACTCCAAATATCACTGAGACTGTTCAACCTCAGACTGTTCCTTTTTATCCACAGCAGCCACAGCCATCTCAAACGCACCAACAAATTCTAGGAAACCAGTATACCAACAACTTCAATTTGATTGATATGTGA
- the MPC2 gene encoding mitochondrial pyruvate carrier (similar to Saccharomyces cerevisiae FMP43 (YGR243W) and MPC2 (YHR162W); ancestral locus Anc_5.83) has translation MSTSSVRFAFRRFWQSETGPKTVHFWAPTLKWGLVFAGFSDMKRPVEKISGAQNLSLLSTALIWTRWSFVIKPRNILLASVNSFLCLTAGYQLGRIANYRIRNGDSISQLFSYILSGADESKKEITTGR, from the coding sequence atgtcCACATCTTCCGTACGTTTTGCATTCAGGCGGTTTTGGCAAAGTGAAACCGGCCCCAAGACAGTCCATTTCTGGGCTCCTACTTTAAAATGGGGGTTGGTTTTCGCTGGATTTAGCGATATGAAGAGACCCGTGGAAAAAATCTCTGGTGCTCAGAATTTGTCGCTGCTTTCGACTGCGTTGATTTGGACCCGTTGGTCGTTTGTGATCAAGCCAAGGAACATCTTGTTGGCATCTGTCAACTCGTTTCTATGCCTGACCGCTGGTTACCAGCTGGGTAGAATTGCCAACTATAGGATACGGAACGGTGACTCTATATCGCAATTGTTCAGCTACATTCTTAGCGGCGCCGATGAAAGCAAAAAGGAGATTACTACGGGCAGATAA
- the SOL3 gene encoding 6-phosphogluconolactonase SOL3 (similar to Saccharomyces cerevisiae SOL4 (YGR248W) and SOL3 (YHR163W); ancestral locus Anc_5.78) yields MVTVSVFPVRASLTHQLGEFIVKKQDEALQKKTDFKVSVSGGSLINALYESLVADESLSSRVQWSKWKIYFSDERIVPLTDADSNYGAFKKVVLNKLPSTIQTNIYPMDESLVGNNDAESKNKIAAEYEQILPQSLDLVLLGCGPDGHTCSLFPGEKHKYLLEETSKRVAWCHDSPKPPSDRITFTLPVLKDAKALCFVAEGSSKQNIMHEIFDLKNDQLPTVLINKLFDKKTYWFVNKEAFGKVQTKNF; encoded by the coding sequence ATGGTTACAGTCAGTGTGTTTCCTGTGAGGGCTAGTTTGACCCATCAATTGGGCGAATTCATCGTCAAGAAACAAGATGAGGCCCttcagaagaaaacagaCTTTAAGGTTTCAGTTAGCGGTGGTTCTTTGATTAACGCCTTATATGAAAGTTTGGTAGCAGACGAGTCGCTGTCTTCTAGAGTTCAATGGTccaaatggaaaatttaCTTCTCCGATGAAAGAATTGTGCCGTTAACAGACGCTGATAGTAATTATGGTGCTTTTAAGAAAGTCGTTCTGAATAAATTGCCGTCAACTATCCAAACAAACATTTACCCTATGGATGAGTCCTTGGTTGGCAACAATGATGCCGAATCTAAGAACAAAATCGCTGCAGAGTACGAGCAAATCTTACCTCAATCTCTCGATTTGGTGCTGTTGGGTTGCGGTCCTGATGGACACACCTGTTCTTTGTTTCCCGGCGAAAAACACAAGTACTTGCTAGAAGAAACAAGTAAGAGAGTTGCATGGTGTCACGATTCCCCCAAGCCTCCAAGTGACAGAATAACTTTTACTCTCCCTGTGCTCAAAGATGCTAAAGCCTTGTGTTTTGTAGCTGAAGGTAGTTccaaacaaaatataatgcatgaaatttttgatctGAAAAACGATCAATTACCTACCGTATTGATTAACAAGCTATTCGACAAAAAAACATACTGGTTTGTCAATAAGGAagcttttggaaaagttcaaacaaaaaatttttga
- the DNA2 gene encoding bifunctional ATP-dependent DNA helicase/ssDNA endodeoxyribonuclease DNA2 (similar to Saccharomyces cerevisiae DNA2 (YHR164C); ancestral locus Anc_5.75), with protein MPGTPQKNKRSASISVSPGKKTDEKDLICNDSKVTLSKQAKRKKKYAFAPMNNLNGKSSKISNVSVLKSISVSQVRNTSRTKEANNIVNKNAKSLSNSQAKLKREGSNLSRHHDFTHDEDGPMEEVIWKYSPMQRDMSDKTASAAEFSDDYGDVQNPSSTPIVPNRLKTVLSFTNIHVPNADENQLAQENIDEQVRPKIANTSPRGSFRNIDDILDDIEGDLTIKPRIAKFSDLPSSPIKAPNDEQVQSEVVSDTTDNTNTTGESNDGDDSLIDILTQKYVEKRKVEGQVTVQSKNDPVDRAHQIDKKNGRYKKTNDNEQNTANVNSKADPDDACDRNQEDRKYQRSPENEVKLSDESSNESSDDLLIELLNETQTQRESNAIEQEIEKVEKMVSNDLKVASDSTLSTYALKAKSGAPRDGVVRLVIISLRSVELPKIGTQKILECIDGKGKQSSVVVRHPWVYLEFEVGDVIHIIEGKNIENKRLLSDDKNPKTQLANDNLLVLNPDILFSATSVGSSVGCLRRAILQMQFQDPRGEPSLVMTLGNIVHELLQDSIKYKLSHSKISMEKITQKLDCLLESYSFSIMICNEDVQSVKELILKEHAENILFFVNKYVSKSNYGCYTSVSGTRRTQPISISNVIDIEENIWSPIYGLKGFLDATVEANVENNQKYIVPLEVKTGKSRSVSHEVQGLIYTLLLNDRYEIPIDFFLLYFTRDDNMAKFPSVLHSIKHILMSRNRMSMGFKHQLQEVYGQTRTKFELPPLLRDSSCDSCFMKESCMILNKLLENGTSEESGLIEGEFDTLTEHLLPNLATYKEFFTKYNDLITKEESSITCINKELFLLDSFTRESRSGRCLSNLIVSEMVENEKNEGTYLYCFSRHNKDNNSQSMLTSQIAVSDFVIISDEEGHFCLCQGRVQFITTDRIGISIKRKLLNNRLLDKERGITTIQSVVDPGINQSNFIATQNLVTYRIDKNDIQQSLSLARFNLLSLFLPTVLPGLDIIDERSKLCRKTKSSDGGNETLRSLLVDNRAPKFRDVNDDPLIPYKLTEDLTLNLNQKDAIDKVMRAEDFALILGMPGTGKTTVIAEIIKILVSKGKSILLTSYTHSAVDNILIKLKDTNIDIMRLGMKHKIHPDVLKYVPNYALVKSYNDYLTKINNTSVIATTCLGINDILFTLREKDFDYVILDEASQISMPVALGPLRYGHRFIMVGDHYQLPPLVKNEAARLGGLEESLFKTFCEKYPESVVELTYQYRMCGDIVSLSNFLIYDNKLKCGNNEVFVQSLKLPIPEALVQYRDKSDNSKQWLEDIMEPTRKVVFLDYDNCPNIVEQSEKDNITNHGEAELTLQCVEGMIMSGISCEDIGVMTLYRAQLRLLKKKFNNDAYKGLEILTADQFQGRDKKCIIISMVRRNSQLNGGSLLRELRRVNVAMTRAKSKLIIIGSKSTIGSVPEIKSFVNLLEERKWIYTMCQNALNKYKFPQRPATTDGAHHGFRKRTGAKPITSTSKFVSDKPIIKEVLQEYES; from the coding sequence ATGCCTGGAACGCCACAGAAGAACAAGAGGTCTGCGAGTATATCCGTTTCCCCTGGGAAGAAGACAGATGAGAAGGATTTAATTTGTAATGATTCGAAGGTGACATTATCAAAGCAAgcaaagaggaaaaaaaaatacgcTTTTGCTCCAATGAATAATCTGAATGGGAAGAGCAGTAAGATATCGAACGTAAGTGTCCTAAAGTCAATATCCGTTTCACAAGTACGAAATACATCAAGAACTAAAGAGGCAAACAATATAGTCAATAAGAACGCAAAGTCATTGTCAAATTCACAGGCCAAACTTAAACGTGAAGGATCTAATTTGAGTAGGCATCATGATTTTACTCACGATGAAGATGGTCCTATGGAAGAAGTAATATGGAAATACTCTCCTATGCAGCGAGATATGTCCGACAAAACAGCCAGTGCTGCCGAATTTTCCGATGACTATGGAGATGTTCAAAATCCTTCCTCAACACCTATAGTCCCCAATCGGTTGAAAACTGTTCTTAGTTTTACCAATATTCACGTGCCAAATGCTGATGAAAATCAATTGGCGCAAGAGAATATAGATGAGCAAGTGCGCCCTAAGATAGCAAATACATCTCCAAGAGGGTCTTTCCGTAATATAGACGATATTCTCGATGATATAGAGGGCGATTTAACTATAAAACCGAGAATAGCGAAATTCAGCGATTTACCATCTTCACCCATCAAAGCACCCAATGATGAACAAGTACAATCAGAGGTGGTTTCAGATACTACAGACAACACGAATACCACAGGCGAAAGTAACGATGGTGATGACTCTTTGATTGATATTTTAACTCAAAAATATGTTGAAAAACGTAAGGTTGAGGGCCAGGTGACAGTTCAAAGCAAAAATGATCCGGTGGATAGAGCGCACCAAATCgacaagaaaaatggaagataTAAAAAGACCAATGACAACGAACAAAACACTGCCAATGTAAACAGTAAAGCCGATCCAGACGATGCATGCGATAGAAATCAAGAAGACAGAAAATACCAAAGAAGTCCAGAAAATGAAGTAAAATTATCAGACGAATCTTCAAACGAATCTTCAGACGATTTACTAATAGAACTACTAAACGAAACTCAAACACAGAGAGAATCTAATGCCattgaacaagaaatagaaaaagtAGAGAAAATGGTCTCTAATGACCTAAAAGTTGCCTCTGATTCTACTTTATCTACATATGCTCTCAAAGCTAAGTCTGGCGCCCCAAGAGACGGCGTGGTACGATTAGTAATAATCAGTTTACGTAGTGTGGAACTACCGAAGATAGGAACGCAAAAAATTCTAGAGTGCATAGATGGTAAAGGCAAACAAAGTTCTGTAGTTGTTCGGCATCCTTGGGTGTATTTGGAATTCGAAGTTGGAGATGTAATACATATTATCGagggaaaaaatattgaaaacaaGCGGCTTCTTTCCGACGACAAAAACCCCAAAACTCAATTAGCTAACGACAACTTGTTGGTGTTAAATCCtgatatattattttcagCAACATCTGTCGGGAGCTCTGTAGGTTGTTTGAGACGTGCAATTCTGCAAATGCAGTTCCAAGACCCTCGTGGAGAACCAAGTCTGGTTATGACTCTAGGTAACATCGTACACGAATTATTACAAGATTCAATCAAATACAAGCTCTCACACAGCAAAATTTctatggaaaaaataacgCAAAAGCTGGACTGTTTGTTAGAAAgttattcattttcaattatgATTTGTAACGAGGATGTACAGAGCGTGAAAGAACTAATTTTAAAGGAACATGCTGAGaacattttattttttgtgaATAAATatgtttcaaaaagtaaTTATGGTTGCTACACATCCGTTTCCGGAACTAGAAGAACACAGCCAATCTCAATATCCAAtgttattgatattgaagaaaatatttggtCTCCAATATATGGTCTTAAAGGATTCCTAGATGCAACTGTTGAAGCTAATGttgaaaacaatcaaaAGTACATTGTTCCTCTAGAAGTTAAAACCGGCAAATCCAGGAGTGTTTCACACGAGGTTCAAGGCTTAATTTATACGTTACTACTGAATGATCGTTACGAAATACCAATagattttttccttctctaTTTTACAAGGGATGACAATATGGCAAAATTTCCATCTGTCCTGCATTCCATTAAACATATTCTCATGTCCCGAAATAGAATGAGCATGGGATTTAAGCATCAACTCCAGGAAGTTTATGGGCAAACTCGaacaaaatttgaattaCCACCATTACTACGTGATTCATCTTGTGATTCCTGTTTCATGAAGGAATCATGCATGATATTAAATAAGTTACTGGAAAATGGAACATCAGAAGAAAGTGGCCTAATAGAGGGTGAATTTGATACTTTAACGGAGCATTTGTTGCCAAATCTCGCCACCTacaaagaatttttcaccAAGTATAATGATCTAATAACGAAAGAGGAGTCAAGTATAACGTGCATAAACAAGgagttatttttattggatAGTTTTACTAGAGAATCTAGAAGTGGGAGGTGTCTTTCTAATTTGATTGTATCAGAAATGgttgaaaatgagaaaaatgaaggaaCGTATTTGTATTGCTTTTCAAGACACAATAAAGATAACAACTCGCAGTCGATGTTAACTTCTCAAATTGCTGTCAGTGACTTTGTAATTATTAGCGATGAGGAGGGCCATTTTTGCTTGTGTCAAGGTCGTGTACAATTCATAACTACGGACAGAATTGGTATATCCATCAAGCGAAAATTATTAAACAATCGGCTTCTAGACAAAGAAAGAGGAATTACTACTATTCAAAGTGTAGTTGACCCCGGTATAAACCAATCCAATTTCATAGCAACTCAAAATTTGGTTACGTACAGGATAGACAAGAATGATATTCAACAAAGTTTGTCTTTAGCACGTTTCAATCTCTTGAGTTTGTTTTTACCAACTGTTTTACCTGGATTAGATATCATCGACGAAAGGAGTAAATTATGTcggaaaacaaaaagttcTGATGGTGGTAATGAAACACTACGATCTCTTTTAGTTGATAATAGAGCACCTAAGTTTAGAGATGTGAATGATGACCCCCTAATACCATACAAGCTTACGGAGGATCTAACTTTAAATCTGAATCAAAAAGATGCGATAGACAAAGTAATGAGAGCCGAAGACTTTGCATTAATATTAGGAATGCCAGGGACTGGTAAAACCACTGTTATTGCagaaattatcaaaattcTTGTTTCCAAAGGAAAAAGTATACTTTTGACATCATATACTCATTCTGCAGTAGATAATATCTTGATTAAGTTGAAGGACACAAATATCGACATAATGAGGTTGGGAATGAAACATAAGATTCACCCGGACGTTCTGAAATATGTGCCCAACTATGCTTTAGTAAAAAGTTACAACGATTATTTGACGAAAATAAACAACACATCTGTTATCGCTACCACTTGTTTGGGAATTAACgatatattatttacaTTACGTGAAAAGGATTTTGACTATGTGATTTTGGATGAGGCAAGCCAAATTTCAATGCCGGTCGCTTTGGGACCTCTAAGATATGGGCACAGGTTCATTATGGTAGGTGACCATTACCAACTGCCACCATTAGTTAAAAATGAGGCGGCTCGATTAGGGGGATTGGAAGAATCGTTATTCAAAACGTTCTGCGAAAAGTATCCGGAAAGTGTTGTAGAACTTACTTATCAATATCGTATGTGTGGTGATATTGTCAGTTTGTctaattttttaatttatgataataaattgaagtGCGGAAATAACGaagtttttgttcaatcttTAAAATTACCCATTCCTGAGGCCTTGGTACAATATAGGGATAAATCAGACAATTCTAAACAATGGCTTGAGGATATAATGGAACCTACGAGAAAAGTCGTATTTTTAGATTATGATAACTGCCCCAATATTGTGGAACAAAGCGAAAAGGACAATATTACAAATCACGGAGAGGCAGAATTGACATTACAATGTGTAGAAGGAATGATTATGAGTGGTATCTCATGTGAAGATATTGGTGTAATGACATTATATAGAGCGCAGTTAAGAttgctgaagaagaaattcaataatGATGCATACAAGGGGCTAGAGATTTTGACTGCTGATCAGTTTCAAGGTCGTGACAAAAAGTGCATAATCATATCCATGGTAAGAAGAAACTCTCAATTGAATGGGGGGTCATTGCTGAGAGAGTTAAGAAGAGTCAATGTTGCCATGACAAGGGCCAAATCCAAACTAATCATTATAGGCTCAAAAAGTACAATTGGTTCTGTCCCTGAGATTAAATCATTCGTAAACTTGTTAGAAGAGCGTAAGTGGATCTATACAATGTGCCAGAATGCACTAAACAAGTACAAATTTCCCCAGAGACCGGCTACTACTGATGGGGCACACCACGGcttcagaaaaagaacaggAGCGAAACCCATCACATCCACATCGAAATTTGTCAGCGATAAACCTATCATAAAGGAAGTTTTACAAGAGTACGAAAGCTGA